A single region of the Rhizobium sp. NLR16a genome encodes:
- a CDS encoding bifunctional DNA primase/polymerase: MTAATRQQPEPSTALAVALEYNAMGWPVFPCRHAPEDVADPQTGEIETRGAKTPLISNGLNGATLNTPLIGRLWARFPDAMIGVPTGEKIGAWVLDIDVPPGHADGRIWLAEMEAKHGRLPETRTATTASGGRHYFWKYSSDVKNRASIGPGADLRGEGGYVIAAGSVMADGRRYAWDNDFDIAEAPEWLMKLATPQQSAPTPGHTFDYRTRATDRYVEASVDDELRILASTAQGARGHQVNASAYNLGRFVGANLLSRSEAEAGLYAAAQANGVVAKDGERETWAKIKRGLDAGILNPKQIPEREVADNTPPMDHSRMVERAREKSAAQKLEAANDNVPPASIISELPVVNPADWEGKEVPPREWFIADWIPHRQVTILSGDGGVGKSLLALQFGAASALAVDTAGLSPKPGKVLYLGAEDEEDEFHRRLADIVRGHGRQLSDLSDFRLVPMADLDALLAVPDSKGVLQPTKVWTKFCELARSFEPRFIVLDTVADLFGGDEIKRGQARQFIGMLRKLAIELDCSIMLLAHPSQEGIRSGTGSSGSTGWKNSSRSMLYFSRSDDKEADTDLRFLTNKKINYAGVGNEIRLRWESGCFVPEIAGSSPAIGLLNRQAERTFIDLLRTFSRTGQHVGASPGTNFAPAKMAKHPSAGGVSKKSLEAAMQRLLEDGTIKLVWEGPASKQRQRLIVTADDYFSRKRDEE; encoded by the coding sequence ATGACCGCAGCAACCCGGCAGCAGCCTGAACCCTCTACCGCGCTAGCCGTTGCGCTCGAATACAACGCAATGGGCTGGCCTGTCTTTCCCTGCCGCCACGCTCCCGAAGATGTCGCAGACCCGCAGACCGGTGAGATCGAGACTCGCGGCGCCAAGACGCCTCTTATTTCCAACGGGCTGAACGGCGCGACGCTAAACACGCCACTCATCGGCAGGCTCTGGGCGCGCTTTCCAGACGCAATGATCGGCGTGCCCACCGGGGAGAAGATCGGTGCGTGGGTCCTCGACATCGACGTGCCACCTGGTCACGCGGACGGCCGCATTTGGCTCGCTGAGATGGAGGCGAAGCACGGTAGGCTGCCGGAGACCCGAACGGCCACAACGGCCAGCGGCGGCCGGCACTATTTTTGGAAATATAGCTCCGACGTAAAGAACCGAGCGTCGATCGGTCCTGGCGCCGATCTGCGAGGCGAGGGCGGCTACGTCATTGCTGCCGGCAGCGTCATGGCCGACGGCCGACGCTATGCCTGGGACAACGACTTCGACATCGCTGAGGCTCCAGAGTGGCTGATGAAGCTGGCGACACCGCAGCAGTCGGCGCCGACGCCGGGTCACACCTTCGACTATCGTACCCGCGCCACCGATCGCTACGTGGAAGCAAGCGTCGACGACGAGCTACGCATCCTCGCGTCGACAGCGCAAGGCGCCCGCGGCCACCAGGTCAATGCCTCGGCTTACAATCTCGGGCGCTTCGTCGGTGCCAACCTCTTGAGCCGCTCCGAAGCCGAGGCCGGTCTCTACGCCGCTGCGCAAGCTAATGGGGTCGTCGCAAAAGATGGAGAGCGGGAGACGTGGGCGAAGATTAAGCGCGGGCTCGATGCGGGCATCCTGAATCCGAAACAGATCCCGGAACGAGAAGTTGCTGACAACACACCCCCGATGGATCACTCGCGGATGGTCGAGCGAGCGAGAGAGAAATCAGCTGCTCAAAAGCTAGAAGCGGCTAATGACAACGTCCCGCCCGCATCGATCATTTCCGAATTGCCTGTGGTCAATCCGGCTGATTGGGAAGGCAAAGAGGTGCCTCCTCGTGAATGGTTCATCGCCGATTGGATTCCTCACCGACAGGTGACAATCCTATCCGGCGATGGTGGCGTAGGTAAATCTCTGCTTGCGCTTCAGTTCGGCGCCGCGTCGGCGCTCGCGGTAGACACCGCAGGCCTTTCGCCCAAGCCTGGCAAGGTTCTGTATCTCGGCGCTGAGGACGAAGAGGATGAGTTCCATCGACGGCTTGCCGATATCGTCCGCGGACATGGGCGACAGCTCTCCGACCTAAGCGATTTCCGGCTGGTGCCGATGGCCGACTTGGACGCTCTGTTGGCAGTGCCCGATTCTAAGGGGGTGCTGCAGCCGACGAAGGTCTGGACGAAGTTCTGCGAGCTCGCTCGAAGCTTCGAACCCAGGTTCATCGTTCTCGATACTGTCGCGGATCTCTTCGGCGGAGATGAGATCAAACGTGGGCAGGCGCGGCAATTTATTGGCATGCTTCGGAAGTTGGCCATTGAGCTGGACTGCTCGATCATGCTCCTGGCGCATCCATCGCAAGAGGGTATTCGATCCGGCACGGGATCGTCGGGCAGCACGGGATGGAAAAATAGCTCACGCTCCATGCTCTATTTCAGCCGGTCCGATGACAAGGAGGCTGACACAGATCTTCGGTTCCTGACAAATAAGAAGATAAACTACGCCGGCGTCGGTAACGAAATCCGGCTCCGATGGGAAAGCGGATGTTTCGTTCCAGAGATTGCTGGATCCTCACCGGCAATCGGACTGCTTAACCGGCAGGCAGAGAGAACCTTCATTGATCTTCTTCGCACCTTCTCGAGAACCGGCCAGCATGTGGGGGCGTCGCCAGGGACAAACTTCGCACCGGCGAAAATGGCGAAGCATCCAAGCGCCGGCGGCGTTTCGAAGAAATCACTCGAAGCTGCAATGCAGCGGCTCCTGGAGGATGGGACAATCAAACTGGTTTGGGAAGGCCCGGCCTCGAAACAAAGACAGAGGCTAATCGTCACCGCGGATGATTATTTTTCACGAAAAAGGGACGAAGAGTGA
- a CDS encoding helix-turn-helix domain-containing protein has product MQRNIRVKEAAHYIGLSKSSLDKLRHFGGGPKYFKLGRAVVYSTSDLDAWMSERRRSETWDGANDNGRVRAA; this is encoded by the coding sequence ATGCAACGAAACATCCGAGTCAAAGAGGCCGCTCACTATATCGGCCTTTCAAAATCCAGCCTCGACAAGCTTCGCCATTTTGGCGGAGGCCCAAAATACTTCAAACTCGGTCGAGCCGTGGTCTATTCAACCTCAGATCTGGACGCGTGGATGTCCGAACGCCGTCGATCCGAGACATGGGACGGCGCCAACGACAACGGTCGAGTTCGCGCCGCCTAG
- a CDS encoding cytochrome c biogenesis CcdA family protein: MSIADISLWSALLAGALSFLSPCVLPLVPPYLCYMAGISVEQFRGGGAVAVSPTIRRGVLFSALLFTLGFATVFVALGAGASSIGMALRQHLDLLSKIGGLVIIVMGLNFLGLFRIGLLAREARFQAGGKPATLTGAYVMGLAFAFGWTPCIGPVLGAILGVAASRETVGSGAGLLAIYSLGLAIPFWIAAGFSGAFMRFLSRFRRHLGTVEKVMGVFLVLTGLAFLFGWVSDVAIWFQQTFPILMQIG; this comes from the coding sequence GTGTCGATTGCCGATATTTCCCTGTGGAGCGCGTTATTGGCAGGGGCGCTATCCTTTCTTTCGCCCTGCGTGCTTCCCCTCGTCCCACCCTATCTCTGCTATATGGCCGGCATTTCGGTCGAGCAGTTCCGCGGCGGCGGGGCGGTGGCGGTTTCGCCGACGATCAGGCGCGGCGTGCTGTTTTCGGCGCTGCTCTTCACGCTCGGCTTTGCCACCGTCTTCGTGGCGCTCGGCGCCGGTGCATCGAGCATCGGCATGGCGCTTCGCCAGCACCTCGATCTGCTCTCCAAGATCGGCGGGCTGGTCATCATCGTCATGGGGCTGAATTTCCTCGGCCTCTTTCGGATCGGTCTGCTCGCCCGCGAGGCGCGCTTCCAGGCTGGTGGCAAGCCGGCGACGCTGACGGGCGCCTATGTCATGGGCCTTGCCTTCGCCTTCGGCTGGACGCCTTGCATCGGGCCGGTGCTCGGCGCCATCCTCGGGGTCGCCGCCTCGCGCGAGACGGTCGGATCCGGCGCCGGGCTGCTTGCGATCTATTCGCTCGGTCTTGCTATCCCCTTCTGGATCGCCGCCGGCTTTTCCGGCGCCTTCATGCGCTTCCTGTCGCGCTTCCGCCGCCATCTCGGCACGGTGGAAAAAGTGATGGGCGTCTTCCTTGTCCTCACCGGCCTCGCCTTCCTGTTCGGCTGGGTCAGCGATGTGGCGATCTGGTTCCAGCAGACCTTTCCGATCCTGATGCAAATCGGCTAG
- a CDS encoding AEC family transporter, giving the protein MADIISLLLPFFGLILIGYAAAKATKQPAVALGWLNTFIIYAALPALFFKLVSRTPIEELTRLDFIVTDIAATYAVFILLFVIGRLVRGNPLDECTIQSFAGAYGNIGYMGPGLALLALGEGAAVPVALIICFENALHFIVAPALMAAAGDDKRSAGRLAADIARKVALHPFILSTAAGFAVAAFHIDQPLAFQRLVDYLAQAAAPCALFAMGVTLALRPLKRIPAEIGYIVPAKLILHPIAVFIALTAVGGFEPVWIQAAVLLASLPTATNVFVIGQQYGVWQERASATILITTVLSVASVSLWLIAIRSGLLPLQLFP; this is encoded by the coding sequence TTGGCCGACATCATCAGCCTGCTGCTGCCGTTCTTCGGCCTGATCCTGATCGGTTATGCCGCCGCCAAGGCGACGAAGCAGCCGGCCGTAGCGCTCGGCTGGCTGAACACCTTCATCATCTACGCCGCCCTGCCCGCTTTGTTCTTCAAGCTCGTCTCGCGCACGCCGATCGAAGAGCTGACGCGGCTCGATTTCATCGTCACAGATATCGCCGCTACCTATGCGGTCTTCATCCTGCTCTTTGTCATCGGCCGTTTGGTGCGCGGCAATCCGCTTGATGAATGCACCATCCAGTCCTTTGCCGGCGCCTATGGCAATATCGGCTATATGGGGCCTGGGCTGGCGCTGCTGGCGCTCGGCGAAGGGGCTGCCGTGCCGGTGGCGCTGATCATCTGCTTCGAGAACGCGCTGCATTTCATCGTGGCGCCGGCGCTGATGGCGGCAGCCGGCGACGACAAGCGCTCGGCCGGCCGGCTTGCCGCCGATATTGCCCGCAAGGTGGCGCTGCATCCCTTCATCCTGTCGACGGCGGCGGGCTTTGCCGTCGCCGCCTTCCACATCGATCAGCCGCTGGCGTTCCAGCGCCTCGTCGACTACCTCGCCCAGGCGGCCGCGCCCTGCGCCCTCTTCGCGATGGGGGTGACGCTGGCGCTGAGGCCGCTGAAGCGGATTCCGGCTGAGATCGGCTACATCGTGCCGGCGAAGCTGATCCTGCATCCGATCGCGGTTTTCATCGCGCTGACCGCTGTGGGCGGTTTCGAGCCGGTCTGGATCCAGGCGGCCGTGCTGCTGGCCTCGCTGCCGACGGCGACCAATGTCTTTGTCATCGGCCAGCAATATGGCGTCTGGCAGGAACGGGCCTCGGCGACGATCCTGATCACGACGGTGCTTTCGGTGGCCAGCGTTTCGCTCTGGCTGATCGCGATCCGCTCAGGCCTTCTTCCGCTTCAGCTTTTCCCTTAG
- a CDS encoding UbiH/UbiF family hydroxylase has protein sequence MKTFEIAVIGGGLAGMIAAIALGRGGRSVALVAPVAAKEDRRTTALMDQSIRFLDRLTLWEKLRSAAAPLTSMRIIDSTDRLLRAPTTTFRAAEVGLDAFGYNFPNTALTEILEAATVGEGNITRFTEMAESIDISAERVSITLAGGETMTADFAVGADGRGSKLREAAGIGVRNWSYPQSAMVLNFAHSLPHQNISSEFHTKHGPFTQVPLPGSRSSLVWVQDPAEATARMELPLAELGSLVEAQMQSMLGKVSIEEGVQVWPLSGMMAHRFGKGRIALIGEAAHVFPPIGAQGLNLSLRDIMALTDILCDRAELPLPADAGESFDRRRRADVMTRTASVDLLNRSLLSDFLPVQMLRAAGLHLLSAIPPLRNLVMREGIEPGRGFRDIPDSLREKLKRKKA, from the coding sequence ATGAAGACATTCGAAATCGCGGTGATCGGTGGCGGCCTCGCCGGCATGATCGCCGCCATTGCGCTTGGCCGCGGCGGCCGCAGTGTGGCGCTGGTGGCTCCCGTTGCTGCAAAGGAGGACCGGCGCACCACGGCGCTGATGGATCAGTCGATCCGCTTCCTCGACCGCCTGACGCTCTGGGAAAAGCTGCGCTCGGCGGCAGCACCTCTCACCAGCATGCGAATCATCGACAGCACCGACCGGCTGCTGCGGGCGCCGACCACGACTTTCCGCGCCGCCGAGGTCGGCCTTGATGCCTTCGGCTACAATTTCCCCAACACAGCGCTGACCGAGATCCTCGAAGCGGCCACGGTAGGCGAGGGCAATATCACCCGCTTCACCGAAATGGCCGAATCGATCGACATCTCCGCCGAGAGGGTGTCGATCACGCTTGCCGGCGGCGAGACGATGACGGCCGATTTTGCCGTTGGCGCCGACGGCCGCGGCTCGAAGCTGCGCGAGGCGGCAGGTATCGGCGTGCGCAACTGGTCCTATCCGCAATCGGCCATGGTGCTGAATTTCGCCCATTCGCTGCCGCACCAGAATATATCGAGCGAATTCCACACCAAGCATGGTCCCTTCACCCAGGTGCCGCTGCCAGGAAGCCGCTCCAGCCTCGTCTGGGTGCAGGATCCCGCCGAGGCGACCGCCCGCATGGAACTGCCGCTGGCCGAACTGGGCTCTCTCGTCGAGGCGCAGATGCAGTCCATGCTCGGCAAGGTGAGCATTGAGGAAGGTGTGCAGGTCTGGCCGCTGTCTGGCATGATGGCTCATCGTTTCGGCAAGGGGCGCATCGCGCTGATCGGCGAGGCCGCCCATGTCTTCCCGCCGATCGGGGCGCAGGGGCTGAACCTCAGCCTGCGCGATATCATGGCGCTCACCGACATTCTCTGCGACAGGGCGGAACTGCCGCTGCCGGCCGATGCCGGCGAAAGCTTCGACCGCCGTCGCCGCGCCGACGTCATGACGCGCACCGCGAGCGTCGATCTGCTCAACCGCTCGCTGCTTTCCGATTTCCTCCCCGTTCAGATGCTGCGCGCTGCCGGCTTGCATCTTCTCTCGGCCATTCCGCCGCTGCGCAACCTCGTGATGCGCGAGGGCATCGAGCCGGGCCGGGGCTTCCGCGATATTCCGGACTCGCTAAGGGAAAAGCTGAAGCGGAAGAAGGCCTGA
- a CDS encoding DUF934 domain-containing protein: protein MTKIWRETGFVDNDPWVVETDEVKATGAQKPLLGLDELIARAGESNDVGLGVLIKPADDVRRLEPYLDRLAIVAVAFPAFNDGRAFSHASLLRQRLGYTSELRAVGDVLIDQVPLMLRVGIDSFAVTNATALKRLAENRLPGIPHHYQPAVRDAEAGKGYSWRRQAKPAA, encoded by the coding sequence ATGACGAAGATCTGGAGAGAAACCGGTTTTGTCGACAACGATCCCTGGGTTGTTGAAACCGACGAGGTGAAGGCAACAGGCGCGCAGAAGCCGCTGCTCGGCCTCGACGAACTGATCGCCAGGGCCGGTGAAAGCAATGATGTCGGCCTCGGCGTGCTGATCAAGCCGGCCGATGACGTGCGCCGCCTCGAGCCATATCTCGATCGCCTTGCAATCGTGGCGGTCGCCTTTCCCGCCTTCAACGACGGCCGCGCCTTCAGCCATGCCTCGCTGCTGCGCCAGCGGCTCGGTTACACCAGCGAGCTGCGCGCCGTCGGCGACGTGCTGATCGATCAGGTGCCGCTGATGCTGCGTGTCGGCATCGACAGCTTTGCCGTGACCAACGCGACGGCGCTGAAGCGGCTCGCCGAAAACCGTCTTCCCGGCATTCCCCATCATTATCAGCCGGCGGTGCGTGACGCCGAAGCCGGCAAGGGCTATAGTTGGCGCCGTCAGGCGAAGCCGGCCGCATAA
- a CDS encoding nitrite/sulfite reductase encodes MYRYDEFDHAFVSERVEQFRDQVQRRLSGELAEDAFKPLRLMNGVYLQLHAYMLRIAIPYGTLSARQLRMLAHIARTYDRGYGHFTTRQNLQFNWPKLSDIPDALADLASVEMHALQTSGNCIRNVTADHFAGAAADEIADPRPYAEILRQWSSVHPEFSFLPRKFKIAVTGAERDRAAIQVHDIGLHLKRNDKGEIGFAVYVGGGQGRTPMIAKLIRDFLPEEDLLSYTTAIVRVYNLHGRRDNKYKARIKILVHETGAEELTRQVEAEFAALRDSELKLPEQDVEAIAAYFALPALPERAEGWENLARWKKADPAFARWVQQNVQPHKNPDYGMVTISLKPIGGIPGDATDAQMEAIADLAEEYAFDEIRVSHEQNLILPHVALADLEAVYRGLVAINLAEANAGLITDIIACPGLDYCALANARSIPVAQEISRRFGSPERQAEIGELKIKISGCINACGHHHVGHIGLLGVEKKGAELYQITLGGSGDEHTSIGEIIGRGFEPDRVTDAIETIVDTYLGLRLDPSETFLAAYRRVGPQPFKDALYGSAAEAA; translated from the coding sequence ATGTACCGTTACGACGAATTTGATCATGCCTTTGTCAGCGAGCGCGTCGAGCAGTTCCGCGACCAGGTTCAGCGCCGCCTTTCGGGCGAGCTTGCCGAGGATGCGTTCAAGCCGCTGCGCCTGATGAACGGCGTCTACCTGCAGCTTCATGCCTATATGCTGCGCATCGCCATTCCCTACGGCACGCTGAGCGCGCGCCAGCTGCGCATGCTCGCCCATATCGCCCGCACCTATGACCGCGGATATGGCCACTTCACCACGCGCCAGAACCTGCAGTTCAACTGGCCGAAGCTGTCTGACATTCCCGATGCGCTGGCCGATCTGGCGAGCGTCGAGATGCACGCGCTGCAGACCTCGGGCAACTGCATCCGGAACGTCACCGCCGATCACTTCGCCGGTGCGGCCGCCGATGAGATCGCCGATCCCAGGCCCTATGCGGAAATCCTGCGCCAGTGGTCGTCGGTCCATCCGGAATTCTCCTTCCTGCCGCGCAAGTTCAAGATCGCCGTGACCGGCGCCGAGCGCGACCGCGCCGCGATCCAGGTCCACGATATCGGCCTGCACCTGAAGAGGAACGACAAGGGCGAGATCGGCTTTGCCGTCTATGTCGGCGGCGGCCAGGGCCGCACGCCGATGATCGCCAAGCTGATCCGCGACTTCCTGCCCGAGGAGGATCTGCTCTCCTACACCACGGCGATCGTGCGCGTGTACAATCTGCACGGCCGCCGCGACAACAAGTACAAGGCCCGCATCAAGATCCTGGTGCACGAAACCGGCGCCGAAGAACTGACGCGGCAGGTGGAGGCCGAATTCGCCGCGCTCAGGGATAGCGAACTCAAGCTGCCGGAACAGGATGTCGAGGCGATCGCTGCCTATTTCGCGCTGCCTGCTCTGCCCGAGCGCGCCGAGGGCTGGGAAAACCTCGCCCGCTGGAAGAAGGCCGATCCGGCCTTCGCCCGCTGGGTCCAGCAGAATGTGCAGCCGCACAAGAATCCCGATTACGGCATGGTGACGATCTCGCTGAAGCCGATCGGCGGCATTCCGGGCGACGCCACCGATGCGCAGATGGAGGCCATCGCCGATCTCGCCGAAGAATATGCCTTCGACGAAATCCGCGTCAGCCATGAGCAGAACCTCATTCTGCCGCATGTGGCGTTGGCCGATCTCGAAGCTGTCTATCGTGGCCTCGTCGCCATCAATCTGGCCGAAGCCAATGCCGGCCTGATCACCGATATCATCGCCTGTCCGGGGCTCGACTATTGTGCGCTTGCCAATGCGCGCTCCATTCCGGTCGCACAGGAAATCTCCCGCCGCTTCGGTAGTCCCGAGCGCCAGGCCGAGATCGGCGAGCTGAAGATCAAGATCTCCGGCTGCATCAATGCCTGCGGCCATCACCATGTCGGCCATATCGGTCTGCTCGGCGTGGAGAAGAAGGGCGCCGAACTCTACCAGATCACGCTTGGCGGTTCGGGCGACGAACATACCTCGATCGGCGAAATAATCGGCCGCGGCTTCGAGCCGGACCGGGTGACGGATGCGATCGAGACGATCGTCGACACCTATCTCGGCCTGCGGCTTGATCCGTCCGAAACCTTCCTCGCCGCCTATCGCCGCGTCGGGCCGCAGCCGTTCAAGGATGCGCTCTACGGCTCGGCCGCCGAAGCGGCTTAA
- a CDS encoding DUF2849 domain-containing protein, protein MGDKVLTANRLTDGIAVWLDANGKWSTSLQEALVARHNEAVEALEAIGKKSYADNEVVDVAVVDVQETNGILWPLRLRERIRAQGPTMEYAPGYAPADPEFIAV, encoded by the coding sequence ATGGGTGACAAGGTTCTGACAGCCAACCGGCTGACGGACGGCATTGCCGTCTGGCTGGATGCGAACGGCAAATGGTCGACCTCGCTGCAGGAGGCGCTTGTCGCCCGTCACAACGAAGCCGTCGAAGCATTGGAAGCCATTGGCAAAAAGTCCTATGCCGACAACGAGGTCGTTGACGTCGCCGTCGTCGATGTTCAGGAAACCAACGGCATTCTCTGGCCGTTGCGCCTTCGCGAGCGCATCCGCGCGCAAGGGCCGACCATGGAATATGCGCCGGGCTACGCTCCTGCCGATCCCGAATTCATTGCAGTCTGA
- the cysG gene encoding siroheme synthase CysG, with translation MSSRTEQLSVFPAFFRVEGQKTAVFGNGDEAFAKVRLLLNTRARIIAYADQPEADYHAFLIANRIETVRAGFSAGQVEGAALVFAATGNEAEDRRIADTARAANIPANAVDQPDYCDFFTPALVNRAPVAVAIGTEGAGPVLAQMIRAQIDQLLSPSLGRLAALATNYRRSVEQLVPRGVSRRVFWRRFFSGPVADAIANGNLPQARHAADRLLHSMDRVAGHVWLVGAGPGAEDLLTLRAQRVMMEADVIVYDALVPQAIVDMGRRDAERLSVGKRKGCHSKSQEEINELLVELGRQGKRVVRLKSGDPLVYGRAGEEMAALRAAGVTYEVVPGITSAFAAAADFELPLTLRGVASSLVFTTGHDLTGDVLPDWASLAVSGATIAVYMGRTVAASVAERLMRAGIPSETTVAVIENASRTERRLLHGTLADLPDLQHRDELTGPVMVIIGDAVAGANFELSEPLTRENARLEELARS, from the coding sequence ATGTCTTCCAGGACTGAGCAGCTTTCGGTATTTCCAGCCTTCTTTCGCGTGGAAGGCCAGAAGACGGCTGTCTTCGGCAATGGTGACGAGGCTTTCGCCAAGGTGCGGCTGCTGTTGAACACGCGGGCGCGGATTATCGCCTATGCCGACCAGCCGGAAGCCGATTATCATGCCTTTCTGATCGCCAACCGCATCGAGACGGTGCGCGCCGGCTTTTCCGCCGGCCAGGTCGAGGGTGCGGCCCTTGTCTTTGCCGCCACCGGGAATGAGGCCGAAGACCGCCGCATCGCCGACACCGCCCGCGCCGCGAATATCCCCGCCAATGCCGTCGATCAGCCCGATTACTGCGATTTCTTCACGCCGGCGCTCGTCAACCGCGCCCCCGTCGCCGTTGCGATCGGCACCGAAGGCGCGGGACCGGTTCTGGCGCAGATGATCCGCGCCCAGATCGACCAGCTTCTTTCCCCCTCGCTCGGGCGCCTGGCCGCACTGGCGACGAACTACCGCAGATCAGTTGAACAGCTGGTCCCCCGCGGCGTTTCCCGCCGGGTGTTCTGGCGCCGGTTCTTCTCCGGCCCCGTTGCCGACGCAATCGCCAATGGCAATCTGCCGCAGGCTCGCCACGCCGCCGACCGGTTGCTGCATTCCATGGATCGGGTCGCCGGCCATGTCTGGCTTGTCGGCGCCGGTCCGGGGGCTGAAGATCTGCTGACGCTGCGCGCTCAGCGCGTGATGATGGAAGCCGATGTCATCGTCTACGATGCGCTCGTGCCGCAGGCGATCGTCGATATGGGCCGCCGCGATGCCGAGCGGCTTTCCGTCGGCAAACGCAAGGGCTGCCATTCGAAGTCCCAGGAAGAGATCAACGAACTGCTCGTCGAGCTCGGCCGCCAGGGCAAGCGCGTTGTCCGCCTGAAATCCGGCGATCCGCTGGTCTATGGCCGGGCAGGGGAAGAGATGGCCGCGTTGCGCGCCGCCGGCGTCACCTATGAGGTTGTGCCCGGCATCACCTCGGCCTTCGCTGCCGCTGCCGATTTCGAGCTGCCGCTGACGCTGCGCGGCGTTGCCTCCTCGCTCGTCTTCACGACCGGCCACGATCTCACCGGCGACGTGCTGCCCGATTGGGCAAGCCTTGCCGTCTCCGGCGCGACGATCGCCGTTTACATGGGCCGCACGGTCGCCGCCTCGGTCGCCGAGCGGCTGATGCGGGCCGGCATTCCCTCCGAGACCACGGTCGCCGTCATCGAGAATGCCAGCCGCACCGAGCGCCGTCTGCTGCATGGCACGCTCGCCGATCTGCCCGATCTGCAGCATCGCGACGAGTTGACCGGGCCGGTCATGGTCATTATCGGCGATGCTGTCGCCGGCGCCAATTTCGAACTGTCCGAGCCGCTGACGCGCGAGAACGCCCGGCTCGAGGAACTTGCAAGGAGCTGA
- a CDS encoding nucleoside deaminase has translation MPDKTIAARLLSVIEDDILPLTERGVSLGNKVFGAAILRKSDLSLVVAETNNELDNPLWHGEVHTLKRFYELGDKPATKDLIFLSTHEPCTMCMSAITWAGFDNFYYFFSHEDSRDAFAIPHDLKILKEVFGLEPGGYRRQNAFWNSFAIADLVETEEVSRKTALKAQTARIKARYDALSSTYQSSKSANDIPLN, from the coding sequence ATGCCCGACAAGACCATTGCCGCCCGCCTTCTTTCGGTTATCGAGGATGATATCCTGCCGCTGACGGAACGCGGCGTCTCCTTGGGCAACAAGGTGTTCGGCGCAGCGATCCTGCGCAAATCCGATCTGTCGCTGGTCGTCGCCGAGACAAATAACGAGCTCGACAATCCGCTTTGGCATGGCGAGGTGCATACGCTGAAGCGCTTCTACGAGCTTGGCGACAAGCCGGCGACCAAGGACCTGATCTTCCTGTCGACGCACGAACCCTGCACCATGTGTATGTCGGCGATCACCTGGGCCGGCTTCGACAATTTCTACTATTTCTTCAGCCACGAGGATTCCCGCGACGCCTTCGCCATTCCGCATGATCTGAAGATCCTGAAGGAGGTCTTCGGGCTTGAACCCGGCGGCTATCGCAGGCAGAACGCCTTCTGGAACAGTTTTGCCATCGCCGATCTGGTCGAGACCGAGGAAGTTTCTCGGAAAACGGCGCTGAAGGCGCAGACCGCCCGCATCAAGGCGCGCTACGACGCGCTGTCTTCCACCTACCAGTCGTCGAAGAGCGCCAACGACATTCCGCTTAATTGA